Within the Paraburkholderia flagellata genome, the region CGTCGAAGCGCTCACTCGCTATATGGCGCTCGAACTCGCGCCGCGCCGGATCGCGGTCAACGTCGTGGCGCCAGGCGCCATTGCGACCGACTTTAGCGGCGGCATCGTGCGGGACAATCCGGAGGTCAACAAAGCCGTGGCGGAACATACCGCGCTCGGCCGCGCGGGGTTGCCGACTGACGTGGGGCCCGTTATCGCGGGTTTATTGTCGGATGACTTTGGCTGGGTGAACGCGCAGCGCATCGAGGTGGCTGGCGGCATTCATATTTGATCTCTCCGGTCACGGCGTGACGCTTTTGCCGGACGCGTCGACTTCGATGCCCCAGTCGCCCTGTTCGAGCCAGTCGTCGCCGAGCAGTTCGGCCGGATGCTGCGTGCGGCTCTGGCCGTTGCCGCATCGCATGTCGTCGGCTGGGCAGTAGTGGTCGCATCCCCAGCACAGGCGTTCGGGGTGCTGTGGGTGAATCGGAAACTTCTTTGCCATGATGTCGCCCCTGTGCGATTTCGGACGCAACGCAATGGCAAGATTGTCGTCCTTCCGCGACACGGTGGCAGATGGCAGAGTGTCGCGCCCACGAAGCACGGGAGGCGATGATGCGAACGAAAGGTGCAGCGCTGTTCGCGCGCGCAGTTGCCGAAGGTTGCCACAGCATCATGCTATGGTCGTACGGCGTCCGGCCCATCCGGTCGCAGCGCCAGGAAGCGCTAGACAAAACGACCCGCATGCTCCGCCATGACCCGTTCGAGCCTTTCCCCGCCAAAGCGGCGCCGCGCGTGGCCGCTCATTGTGTTGTGTGCCGTCGTCATCGTCGCGGCTGCGGTGGTGCTCGCGGGCTGGCTGACGTTACGCGGCAGCTTGCCGCAACTGGACGGCACGCGTGCCGCGCCGGTCGCGGCACCGGTGACGATCGGGCGCGACGCGCTTGGCGTGCCGACGGTACAGGGCAGCACGCGTGGCGACGTCGCGTATGCGAGCGGCTTCCTTCACGCGCAAGACCGTTTCTTCCAGATGGATTTGCTGCGGCGGGTCGCCGCTGGCGAGATGGCGGCGCTCATCGGACCAGCGGCGTTGCCGCTGGACCGCCGCGACCGGCCCTTGCGCTTTCGCGAGCACGCACAAATTGCGCTCGCCGCGCTCTCCGCCGACCAGCGGCAACTGATCGAACGCTATACGGCGGGCGTCAACGACGGCCTGCGCTCGCTTCGCGCGCGGCCGTTCGAATACTGGTTGTTGCGCACGCAACCGGCGCCGTGGCGTCCCGAGGACACAGTGCTCGCCGTCTATGCGATGTACTTCGATCTTCAGTACGACCAGGTGAGGCGCGTGCTCTCGCGCGCGGCGCTGCGCGAGCGCGTCCCGGACGATCTGCTTGCGTTTCTGCTGCCCGAGACGAGCCACTGGGACGCCCCGCTCGACGGGCAGCGCGCATTGCCGCGGCCGCCGGCGGCGCTGCCCGCCGCGCCGCCATCATGGCTCCCGGCAACGCAATCCGCCGCTGATGTCGAACCGGACGCCACAGCGCTTCCCGGCAGCCTGCCCGGTTTCGTGGGCGGCGAGAGCGCGCTCGATTCGATGGTCGGCAGCAACGGTTTCGCGGTCGACGGCGCGCATAGCGCACACGGCGGCGCGCTGCTCGCAAGTGACATGCATCTCGGCCTGTCGCTGCCGAACGTCTGGTACCGCATCTCGCTCGTCTATCCCGCGCCCGATGGCGGCGAGCGGCGTATCACGGGCGTCAGCTTGCCGGGTACGCCGTCGGTGGTGGCCGGCAGCAATGGCCATATCGCGTGGGGCTTTACGAACAGCTATGGGCGCTTCGTCGATCTGGTCGAACTTCAACGCGATCCGGCCGATCCATTGCGCTACCGGGTGCCGGGCGGTGGCTGGGAGAAGGCGCGGCTGATCCACGAGCGCCTGGACGTGAACGGCGGCGCGAGCGTCGATCTGCCGGTCGTGCAAACGCGCTGGGGGCCGCAACTCGTTGCCGGAGAGCACGCGTATGCGGTGCACTGGGTCGCGCAAGATCCCCAGGCGACCAACATGAACTTCATGCGGCTCGAAGGCGCCACGAACGTCACCGACGCGTTGCGCGCCGCGCAGACCTTCGGCTTGCCGACGCAGAACTTCATGGTGGCCGACGCGCAAGGCCATATTGGCTGGACGCTCGCCGGGCCGCTGCCACGCTTCGCGGATGCCGGCGGCGATGCGGCAGCGCTCGCGAGCCTGCCGTACCGCTCCGAAACGTATGCCGGTTGGCAAGGGTACCTCCCGCCCGACGCGTATCCGGTACGCATCGATCCGCCGGGTGGCCGCATCTGGACCGCGAACAACCGTACCCTGCCGCTCGCGGACGTGGCGCGCATCGGCGACGCCGGCACGGATCTCGGCGCGCGCGCAACGCAGATCCGCGACGACCTGCTCGCGCTGCCGCATGCGAGCGAGCGCGACCTGCTCGCGGTGCAGACCGACGACCGCGCGTTCTGGATCGCGTACTGGCGACGCGTCGCGCTGGACGCGCTCGATGCGCGCGCACTCGACGGCCATCCCAAACGCGCCGAATTCCAGCGCCTGGTTCAAGCGTGGGATGGGCGCGCCGATGTGGATGCAGTCGG harbors:
- a CDS encoding DUF3079 domain-containing protein, with the protein product MAKKFPIHPQHPERLCWGCDHYCPADDMRCGNGQSRTQHPAELLGDDWLEQGDWGIEVDASGKSVTP
- a CDS encoding penicillin acylase family protein, which encodes MTRSSLSPPKRRRAWPLIVLCAVVIVAAAVVLAGWLTLRGSLPQLDGTRAAPVAAPVTIGRDALGVPTVQGSTRGDVAYASGFLHAQDRFFQMDLLRRVAAGEMAALIGPAALPLDRRDRPLRFREHAQIALAALSADQRQLIERYTAGVNDGLRSLRARPFEYWLLRTQPAPWRPEDTVLAVYAMYFDLQYDQVRRVLSRAALRERVPDDLLAFLLPETSHWDAPLDGQRALPRPPAALPAAPPSWLPATQSAADVEPDATALPGSLPGFVGGESALDSMVGSNGFAVDGAHSAHGGALLASDMHLGLSLPNVWYRISLVYPAPDGGERRITGVSLPGTPSVVAGSNGHIAWGFTNSYGRFVDLVELQRDPADPLRYRVPGGGWEKARLIHERLDVNGGASVDLPVVQTRWGPQLVAGEHAYAVHWVAQDPQATNMNFMRLEGATNVTDALRAAQTFGLPTQNFMVADAQGHIGWTLAGPLPRFADAGGDAAALASLPYRSETYAGWQGYLPPDAYPVRIDPPGGRIWTANNRTLPLADVARIGDAGTDLGARATQIRDDLLALPHASERDLLAVQTDDRAFWIAYWRRVALDALDARALDGHPKRAEFQRLVQAWDGRADVDAVGYRLVRAFYDSLYDTWFGVLDKQMAAIAPDLGYRAANSRYEATMETLADHHAWIPGGFADWRAFMLERIDHTIARVPMGTTGTKLEDWRWGERNRSAIAHPFARMVPAWLPWVRDWLSAPHDPLPGDINMPRVQTPVFGASERFAVSPGREQDGIFEMPGGQSGNPMSPYFLAGHETWVHGVAAPFVPGAAVHTLRLIPAGAQQAGN